Proteins from one Gilliamella sp. ESL0443 genomic window:
- a CDS encoding rhodanese-like domain-containing protein, protein MSIIKEITPLQLKQQIDNNVPLFLLDVREPNEVEICAIAGAIHIPMNLIPLYLDKIPDEIDVIIYCHHGVRSLNVASYLVENGFDCDFLYNLTGGIDAWARTVDTSMPKY, encoded by the coding sequence ATGTCAATTATAAAAGAAATAACACCTTTACAACTAAAACAACAGATCGATAATAACGTACCGCTTTTTTTACTTGATGTACGCGAACCTAATGAAGTAGAAATTTGTGCAATAGCAGGAGCAATACATATTCCTATGAATCTCATACCACTTTATTTAGATAAAATCCCAGATGAAATTGATGTTATTATTTATTGCCATCATGGTGTAAGGAGTCTTAACGTTGCAAGTTACTTGGTTGAAAATGGATTTGATTGTGATTTTCTCTACAATCTAACTGGTGGCATTGACGCTTGGGCTAGAACTGTTGATACCAGTATGCCTAAATATTAA
- a CDS encoding amidohydrolase, with amino-acid sequence MTKAIAPIIEQLFLDLHQNPELSNQEFETTKKLRYYLEKANIRILELGAKTGVIAEIGSGSPVLALRADIDALPIFEQSDCQYRSTQKGVMHACGHDLHTSVLMGAAYLLKANEEHLKGTIRLLFQPAEENFSGALHFIEIGALNGVDVILGMHNNPNLTINQMASRAGPFSANVDRIEITIKGVGAHAARPESGIDPIVIGSQIISAIQTISSRTISGLDAVVVSITKFLGGNTWNVIPEIVEMEGTVRTLTPDIRLKVKQQLKSIVENIALSMGAKAELRWFDGPPSIINVAKWVDFCQKIAKQQGYEVVDFQPQLGGEDFAHYLHHVPGAFINLGSQSPYALHHPKFLVNTDMIMPAANYLANLAKQGLIVVAQH; translated from the coding sequence ATGACAAAAGCTATTGCACCTATTATCGAGCAGCTTTTTCTCGACTTACATCAAAATCCAGAGCTTTCAAATCAGGAGTTTGAAACAACCAAAAAATTAAGGTATTACTTAGAAAAAGCGAATATTCGCATATTAGAGCTAGGCGCAAAAACTGGTGTTATTGCTGAAATTGGTTCAGGCTCACCAGTCTTAGCCTTAAGAGCCGATATTGACGCCCTACCCATTTTTGAACAATCAGATTGCCAATACCGTTCAACCCAAAAAGGAGTAATGCATGCTTGCGGTCATGATCTGCATACTTCTGTTTTAATGGGAGCAGCTTACTTATTGAAAGCCAATGAAGAGCATTTGAAAGGAACGATTCGATTACTTTTTCAACCCGCTGAAGAAAATTTTAGTGGTGCATTACATTTCATAGAAATTGGTGCGCTTAATGGCGTTGATGTTATTTTAGGAATGCACAATAATCCTAATTTAACCATTAACCAAATGGCTTCTCGAGCAGGCCCCTTTTCAGCAAACGTTGACCGAATTGAAATCACAATAAAAGGGGTTGGAGCCCATGCGGCAAGACCTGAGTCAGGAATTGATCCAATTGTTATTGGTTCACAAATTATTAGTGCTATCCAAACAATATCAAGTCGTACAATAAGTGGGCTTGATGCTGTGGTTGTCAGCATTACAAAATTCTTAGGAGGGAACACATGGAATGTCATTCCTGAAATTGTTGAGATGGAAGGCACTGTAAGAACGCTAACCCCTGATATAAGGTTAAAAGTCAAACAACAATTAAAAAGCATTGTTGAAAATATTGCACTTAGCATGGGAGCCAAAGCAGAGTTGAGATGGTTTGATGGCCCGCCATCAATCATAAATGTTGCTAAGTGGGTCGATTTTTGTCAAAAGATTGCCAAACAACAAGGTTATGAAGTTGTTGATTTTCAACCGCAACTTGGTGGTGAAGATTTTGCCCACTATTTGCATCATGTACCTGGCGCATTTATCAATCTTGGTTCACAAAGCCCTTATGCTTTACATCATCCAAAATTTTTAGTTAATACTGACATGATAATGCCAGCAGCCAACTATTTAGCCAATCTCGCTAAGCAAGGATTAATTGTAGTAGCACAACATTGA
- a CDS encoding MetQ/NlpA family ABC transporter substrate-binding protein produces the protein MKMRFIKQKLVNNVVVLALFSSLFFITACDNSSSKTDNQTKKEISMGVSPGPYNDLFNDAVKPILESEGYKVKLVNFPHLLESDVALSEGSIDLTVAQHTAYMDVFNSQRKAHLKPVVHVPSVPAAIFSNKYTSIKNVFPGAKIGIPQDASNAARSYNLLEKAGWIKLKPNSNPIIVGKNDIAENIAGVDIVEMDSANIPRVLNELDFAVIPGSIVYSANIDSKKALLSETIIPDLEIMVVVNEGNENSQWAKDIKRIYQSQQFKDYMQTHNQNGYWVMPQE, from the coding sequence ATGAAAATGAGGTTCATCAAGCAAAAATTAGTTAATAATGTTGTGGTGTTAGCTTTATTTAGTTCTCTTTTTTTTATTACAGCATGTGATAACTCATCATCGAAAACCGATAATCAAACTAAAAAAGAGATCAGTATGGGCGTTTCACCAGGACCGTACAATGATCTGTTTAATGATGCGGTTAAACCAATACTAGAATCAGAAGGCTATAAAGTTAAGTTAGTTAATTTTCCACATTTATTAGAATCAGATGTGGCATTAAGTGAAGGCAGTATTGATTTAACGGTAGCTCAACATACTGCATATATGGATGTGTTTAATAGTCAACGCAAAGCTCATTTAAAACCAGTGGTGCATGTACCTTCGGTTCCAGCTGCAATATTTTCGAATAAGTATACGTCGATAAAAAATGTTTTTCCGGGTGCTAAAATTGGTATTCCTCAAGATGCATCAAATGCAGCACGTTCTTACAACTTGTTGGAAAAAGCTGGTTGGATTAAGTTAAAACCAAATAGTAATCCAATTATTGTCGGCAAAAATGATATTGCCGAAAATATTGCGGGTGTTGATATTGTTGAAATGGATTCTGCCAATATTCCAAGAGTTTTAAATGAGTTAGATTTCGCCGTCATTCCAGGCAGTATCGTTTATTCCGCTAATATTGACTCGAAAAAAGCACTTTTGTCTGAAACAATTATTCCTGATTTAGAAATTATGGTTGTAGTTAATGAAGGGAATGAAAATAGTCAATGGGCAAAAGATATAAAGCGTATTTACCAATCACAACAATTTAAAGATTACATGCAAACACATAATCAAAATGGTTATTGGGTTATGCCACAAGAATAG
- a CDS encoding methionine ABC transporter permease — MVVFSLILGALIGVPLAICLVTTRPSGLLENKRVYQIINPIINFVRSLPFIILLFSLHSFTYFIVRTSIGTTAAIVPLTFYVAPYIARLVENSLLEVKSGIIEAAESMGATPVQIIWHFMLPEAFSSLILTFTTATIGLLGATAMAGAIGAGGIGDVAYSQGYQRFDDTVIYICVVILVIAIQIVQSIGNYLARKARHE; from the coding sequence ATGGTTGTTTTTTCATTAATATTAGGCGCACTAATCGGTGTTCCATTAGCAATCTGCTTAGTCACCACTCGACCATCCGGTTTACTCGAAAATAAACGGGTTTATCAGATTATCAACCCAATTATTAATTTTGTTCGCTCATTACCTTTTATTATTTTACTCTTTTCACTTCATTCATTTACTTACTTTATAGTTCGCACATCAATCGGTACGACAGCAGCAATTGTGCCCTTAACTTTTTATGTTGCTCCTTATATTGCTCGGCTTGTTGAAAACTCATTATTAGAGGTAAAAAGTGGTATTATTGAAGCAGCTGAATCGATGGGCGCAACGCCAGTACAAATTATTTGGCACTTTATGCTACCAGAAGCATTTAGTTCATTGATTTTAACTTTCACTACCGCCACAATTGGTTTGCTTGGGGCAACAGCAATGGCAGGGGCTATTGGCGCAGGTGGGATTGGAGATGTCGCCTATTCGCAAGGTTATCAACGTTTTGATGATACCGTCATTTATATCTGTGTTGTGATCTTAGTTATTGCAATACAAATTGTACAAAGCATTGGTAATTATTTGGCACGCAAGGCAAGACACGAATGA
- the mlaF gene encoding phospholipid ABC transporter ATP-binding protein MlaF codes for MVTNTLQQNLVEIHDMSFYRGTRPIYKNMNLTVPKGKVTAIMGPSGIGKTTLLRLIGGQLKPQSGQILFDGEDIPSMTRSRLYEVRKRMSMLFQSGALFTDLSVFDNVAYPLREHFNLPKPILHNLVLMKLQSVGLRGAANMMPSELSGGMARRAALARAIALDPDLIMFDEPFAGQDPISMGVIVKLISEINQSLGLTCIVVSHDVSEVLSIADYAYIVAEQHIIAGGTSEELRNNDDLRVKQFLEGLADGPVPFHYPADDYKLDLSRGAN; via the coding sequence ATTGTGACCAACACATTACAACAAAATCTGGTCGAAATACACGATATGTCTTTTTATCGTGGGACTCGTCCAATTTATAAAAATATGAACTTGACGGTTCCCAAAGGCAAAGTTACCGCAATTATGGGGCCATCGGGAATAGGTAAAACTACACTATTAAGACTGATTGGCGGGCAACTTAAGCCACAATCAGGTCAAATCCTATTTGATGGTGAAGATATACCTAGTATGACTCGTTCAAGGTTATATGAAGTCCGTAAAAGAATGAGTATGTTATTCCAATCTGGGGCTCTATTTACTGATTTATCAGTATTTGATAATGTTGCTTATCCATTAAGAGAACATTTTAATTTACCAAAACCTATTTTACATAATTTGGTATTAATGAAATTACAATCAGTAGGACTTCGTGGTGCAGCTAACATGATGCCTTCAGAACTATCTGGAGGAATGGCACGGCGGGCAGCATTAGCCAGAGCAATAGCACTCGATCCTGATTTAATCATGTTTGATGAACCTTTTGCTGGGCAAGATCCTATATCCATGGGCGTAATTGTCAAACTTATATCTGAAATTAACCAATCACTTGGATTAACCTGTATTGTTGTTAGCCATGATGTTAGTGAAGTATTAAGTATTGCCGATTATGCCTATATTGTTGCTGAACAACATATTATTGCTGGCGGTACATCTGAAGAATTACGCAATAATGATGATTTACGAGTAAAACAATTCCTTGAAGGATTAGCCGATGGCCCAGTACCATTTCATTATCCTGCGGATGATTACAAATTAGACCTAAGTAGAGGTGCAAACTAA
- a CDS encoding methionine ABC transporter ATP-binding protein translates to MIKFENVSKQYERNGVTTQALQNINLTIQKGDIYGIIGYSGAGKSTLVRLINFLEKPTQGNVVIQNQPLNQLSNSQLRQVRRKIGMIFQHFNLLESKTVYENVAIPLVLIKKDKQTIKQKVHELLEFVGLSDKANSYPKELSGGQKQRIGIARALANDPDILLCDEATSALDPQTTQAILELIKKINDKYKITVVLITHEMHVIQQICHKVAVMEKGKIIEHGNVLDVFGHPTHKTTQKFVSSVINDQIPEGVVENLLKIEGDKHNIKLFKLEFLGRSASEPVMNALILQQKVVVNILFAHMSEIEKTVLGSMFVQLKGSNNNIEQSVQFLRENGVNVTEIKHWENN, encoded by the coding sequence ATGATAAAATTTGAAAATGTATCGAAACAATACGAACGAAATGGAGTTACCACCCAAGCATTACAAAACATCAACTTAACTATCCAAAAAGGCGATATCTACGGCATTATTGGTTATAGTGGTGCAGGAAAAAGTACGCTAGTTCGTCTGATAAACTTTCTTGAAAAACCAACTCAAGGCAATGTTGTTATTCAAAACCAACCATTGAATCAGTTATCAAACTCTCAATTACGCCAAGTTCGCCGTAAAATAGGCATGATTTTTCAACATTTCAATTTACTTGAATCCAAAACCGTATATGAAAATGTTGCGATCCCTCTAGTTCTCATCAAAAAAGATAAACAAACAATTAAACAGAAAGTTCATGAACTGCTCGAATTTGTTGGATTAAGCGATAAAGCTAATAGCTATCCTAAAGAGCTATCAGGTGGACAAAAACAACGTATTGGAATTGCTCGGGCCTTGGCGAACGATCCCGATATTTTGCTTTGTGATGAAGCCACATCGGCACTCGATCCACAAACTACTCAAGCTATTTTGGAATTAATAAAAAAAATTAATGATAAATATAAAATAACTGTCGTTCTAATTACCCATGAAATGCATGTAATACAGCAAATATGTCACAAAGTAGCAGTTATGGAAAAAGGTAAAATTATCGAACATGGCAATGTACTTGATGTCTTTGGTCATCCAACGCATAAAACCACACAAAAATTTGTTAGTTCAGTTATTAATGACCAAATCCCTGAAGGTGTTGTTGAAAATCTGCTAAAAATTGAGGGTGATAAACATAATATTAAGTTGTTTAAGCTTGAATTTTTAGGTCGTTCGGCCTCAGAGCCGGTTATGAATGCATTGATCTTACAGCAGAAAGTAGTAGTGAATATTTTATTTGCCCATATGTCTGAAATCGAAAAAACGGTATTAGGCAGTATGTTTGTTCAATTAAAAGGAAGTAATAATAATATCGAACAATCAGTGCAATTTCTTCGCGAAAATGGGGTTAACGTTACAGAAATCAAACATTGGGAGAACAACTAA